Proteins encoded together in one Solanum lycopersicum chromosome 7, SLM_r2.1 window:
- the LOC101252789 gene encoding uncharacterized protein gives MVNASSPADLQIGAEVVPTLVTIDQLHPLFLQPNDTPDSSLISIKLTGPENYALWSSSMRISLLGKSKLGFVDGRYPKEKFDASLHDLWEKCNVIVLSWIMNFVCTELLSGIVYATSAYKVWTDLQERFDKVNGSRVFFLHSQISTLNQGISFVSTYFSKLRELWAEFDALMPCPGCNCVESRKYVEHFEYQRLLQFVMGLNESYSQSINHIMMMLLTPSINKAYAMIISEESRRSLGSSSSSYSSEIAEGTALFSGKSNSSVRTNYQGNNSFYKGRSRRSDLYCDQYHLTGHTKAMCYKLIGYPPDYKFKKKTGSYIKENETSKGNPNPSDIGNQLGGQSANFAGSSHMSKGSTNAFGAIPQFTKQQYKQILTMLDSEKSEADHVALTAGMIPHTTIISDDVKWIVDSDVSSHIVIYVELLSHTTTVNKSGLGKVHLPTGNVVNVTHTGSSCLFPGQEITNVMHIPEFKYNLLSVSQLTKELQCAVLFYPDFCILQDLSSGKVKGIGKEENGLYVFQSGHKKAFTANVAAAATNACSSSLRMSLYRF, from the coding sequence ATGGTGAATGCTAGTTCACCTGCAGATCTGCAAATTGGAGCTGAAGTCGTACCCACTTTGGTAACAATCGATCAACTCCATCCTTTGTTTCTTCAGCCCAATGATACACCAGATAGTTCCCTAATTTCGATTAAACTAACAGGCCCTGAGAATTATGCATTATGGAGTAGTTCAATGCGAATTAGTCTGTTAGGTAAAAGCAAGTTAGGATTTGTGGATGGTCGATATCCTAAAGAGAAATTTGATGCTTCTCTTCATGATTTGTGGGAGAAATGTAATGTCATAGTCCTTTCATGGATTATGAATTTTGTATGTACTGAATTACTTAGTGGGATTGTATATGCTACAAGTGCATATAAGGTGTGGACTGATCTACAAGAACGATTTGACAAGGTTAATGGATCTCGAGTCTTCTTCCTTCATTCACAAATTTCTACGCTTAACCAAGgaatttcttttgtttcaaCCTATTTCTCAAAACTAAGAGAACTATGGGCAGAATTTGATGCATTGATGCCATGTCCTGGATGTAATTGTGTTGAGTCTAGGAAATATGTGGAACACTTTGAGTATCAACGCCTTCTTCAATTTGTGATGGGTTTAAATGAGTCTTACTCACAGTCTATAAATCATATCATGATGATGCTTCTTACTCCATCGATTAATAAGGCATATGCCATGATCATTTCTGAGGAAAGTAGAAGATCTCTgggttcttcttcttcctcttacAGCTCTGAAATTGCTGAGGGGACAGCTTTGTTTAGTGGTAAAAGCAACTCGAGTGTACGCACTAACTATCAGGGGAATAATTCCTTTTACAAGGGCAGAAGCAGAAGGAGTGATCTCTACTGTGATCAGTATCATCTCACAGGTCACACAAAAGCAATGTGTTACAAGTTAATTGGATATCCTCCAGATTataaattcaagaagaaaaCAGGATCATATatcaaagaaaatgaaactAGTAAGGGCAATCCTAATCCTAGTGATATTGGAAATCAGTTAGGGGGTCAATCTGCCAATTTTGCAGGATCTTCTCACATGTCTAAAGGTTCTACTAATGCATTTGGTGCTATTCCTCAATTTACTAAACAACAATACAAACAGATCTTAACCATGCTTGATTCAGAAAAATCTGAAGCTGATCATGTAGCCTTGACAGCAGGTATGATCCCTCATACTACTATCATTTCAGATGATGTTAAGTGGATAGTCGATTCTGATGTTTCTAGTCATATAGTTATTTATGTTGAGCTGTTATCCCACACTACAACAGTAAACAAGAGTGGTCTAGGCAAAGTTCATTTGCCTACTGGTAATGTAGTCAATGTAACTCACACAGGATCATCCTGTCTCTTTCCTGGTCAAGAGATAACCAATGTCATGCATATTCCTGAGTTCAAATACAATTTGTTGTCTGTTTCTCAACTGACAAAGGAGCTTCAGTGTGCTGTATTATTCTATCCTGATTTTTGTATTCTTCAGGATCTCTCAAGTGGCAAGGTGAAGGGGATTGGTAAGGAAGAAAATGGCTTGTATGTGTTTCAATCAGGTCATAAGAAAGCATTTACAGCAAATGTTGCTGCTGCAGCTACTAATGCATGTTCTTCATCACTTAGAATGTCTCTCTACAGATTCTGA